Proteins from one Vicinamibacterales bacterium genomic window:
- a CDS encoding GAF domain-containing protein yields the protein MSRLSVRILLLIACLSAIGAAAFDLWSTNRRARSDAELARQFNAAARAAFAAAGELRAAQQAYVADGQGEGFWFDRVTAIHAELEQQVARLGSLSPAGGAKAALADASAALREFAEMDQRARDYTRNGERTRAAGMIFADGIALTRRVSDALAGAAVADQVARDAAAAQFQRTQVQALAGAAGVTILGLLLLVPAARRPAAAQTAAPQTASARIVLPDFDEFRPPVRPAAKVQAVPPPPPPPAPVPAVDIGIIAALCNDLARVADTRGLPALLERAASALDASGVIVWIADPDGRELAPILVHGYPPQLATRLGTIARDANNLTASAYRTGLLQAVKGDTITSGAIAVPLVGAAGCVGVMAAEVKNGGEQQEDLLAAATIVAAQLATLAGPPSARARSEAAG from the coding sequence ATGAGCAGACTGTCAGTTCGAATCCTCCTGCTCATCGCCTGTCTCTCAGCCATCGGCGCCGCGGCCTTCGATCTCTGGTCCACCAATCGGCGCGCGCGTTCGGACGCCGAGCTCGCACGACAATTCAACGCCGCCGCCCGCGCCGCCTTCGCCGCCGCCGGCGAGCTGCGCGCCGCACAGCAGGCGTACGTCGCCGACGGCCAGGGGGAAGGCTTCTGGTTCGATCGGGTGACCGCGATCCACGCCGAGCTCGAGCAGCAGGTCGCGCGGCTCGGATCGTTGTCACCTGCGGGCGGCGCGAAGGCGGCGCTGGCCGACGCGAGCGCGGCGCTGCGCGAGTTCGCCGAAATGGATCAGCGGGCGCGGGATTACACGCGCAACGGCGAGCGGACGCGCGCGGCCGGCATGATCTTCGCGGACGGCATCGCGCTGACCCGCCGGGTCTCTGACGCGCTCGCCGGCGCGGCCGTCGCCGATCAGGTCGCGCGGGATGCCGCGGCGGCACAGTTTCAAAGAACCCAGGTGCAGGCGCTCGCAGGCGCGGCCGGTGTCACGATACTCGGCCTCCTGCTCCTCGTCCCGGCCGCACGCCGTCCCGCGGCGGCCCAGACGGCCGCGCCACAGACGGCGTCCGCCCGCATCGTCCTTCCGGATTTCGACGAGTTCCGGCCGCCTGTCAGACCGGCCGCGAAGGTTCAGGCCGTGCCGCCGCCGCCACCGCCGCCGGCGCCTGTCCCGGCCGTCGACATCGGGATCATTGCGGCGTTGTGCAACGATCTCGCCCGCGTCGCCGACACGAGGGGGCTGCCGGCGCTCCTCGAACGCGCCGCTTCGGCGCTCGATGCCTCGGGCGTGATCGTCTGGATTGCCGACCCTGACGGACGCGAACTGGCCCCCATCCTCGTGCACGGGTATCCGCCGCAACTGGCGACGCGCCTCGGAACGATCGCCCGCGACGCGAACAACCTCACTGCGTCCGCATACCGCACCGGCCTGCTCCAGGCGGTAAAGGGGGACACCATCACGAGCGGCGCGATCGCAGTACCGCTGGTCGGCGCCGCCGGATGCGTGGGGGTGATGGCGGCAGAAGTGAAAAATGGCGGCGAACAGCAGGAGGACCTGCTGGCCGC
- a CDS encoding diacylglycerol kinase family protein, whose product MSPADVVAIVNPLSGAGATPGVAGRRVSLLESKFAAANVIGRVHLTERAGHAAELAREAVRSGTRLVIAWGGDGTINETGAALAGTNVALGIIPAGSGNGFASEIGVPVAPEAAIDVALRGRDRAIDAGEMEGRLFFNIAGIGFDAVVAQQFNLQSLGRRGMGPYVRIGLRECFRYRSARYRILLDREEIVTTALLIAFANGREYGNRIRLAPHARMDDGKLEAMVVEDRRPLSRLWSGRHLAFGTADKAPRIIARSIASARVETDGEMLYHLDGEIGRATGSIAVRIHPRALVVRVP is encoded by the coding sequence GTGAGTCCCGCAGATGTCGTCGCGATCGTGAATCCGCTCTCCGGCGCCGGCGCCACGCCGGGTGTCGCCGGCCGCCGCGTGTCGCTGCTCGAATCGAAATTCGCCGCCGCGAATGTGATCGGGAGAGTGCATTTGACCGAGCGAGCGGGCCACGCTGCCGAACTCGCGCGCGAGGCCGTGCGCTCCGGCACGCGACTGGTGATTGCCTGGGGCGGCGACGGCACGATCAACGAAACTGGCGCCGCGCTCGCCGGGACGAACGTTGCGCTCGGCATCATCCCCGCGGGATCGGGCAACGGGTTCGCGTCAGAGATCGGCGTGCCGGTAGCACCCGAGGCCGCGATCGACGTGGCGCTCCGCGGCCGCGATCGCGCCATCGACGCCGGCGAGATGGAAGGGCGCCTCTTCTTCAACATCGCCGGCATCGGCTTCGACGCCGTGGTCGCGCAGCAGTTCAACCTCCAGTCGCTCGGCCGCCGTGGCATGGGACCCTACGTGCGAATCGGGCTGCGCGAGTGCTTTCGCTATCGTTCCGCCCGCTACCGCATCCTGCTGGATCGCGAAGAGATCGTGACGACCGCGCTGTTGATCGCCTTTGCCAACGGCCGCGAGTACGGCAACCGGATCCGTCTGGCGCCGCACGCCCGGATGGACGATGGGAAGCTCGAGGCGATGGTGGTCGAGGATCGGCGGCCGCTGTCGCGGCTGTGGTCCGGCCGCCACCTGGCGTTCGGGACGGCCGACAAGGCGCCGCGCATCATCGCTCGATCGATCGCGTCCGCCCGGGTCGAGACCGACGGAGAGATGCTCTACCATCTCGATGGCGAGATCGG